The Leucoraja erinacea ecotype New England chromosome 29, Leri_hhj_1, whole genome shotgun sequence genome has a window encoding:
- the tpgs1 gene encoding tubulin polyglutamylase complex subunit 1 translates to MAAAAAGGAEPPLPGGLSLTLREALLKVLENRPQDPVSFLGDYFQSLASAAAASEEKLVPRTQEEQVSNALKQLLFCHYNRPAFSRNTALAFQILSCPTNKRKKPGLKGRVYTELLKQICGSAGPASSSLIHKLRCWDHEAVPFGVFRHGVLTCFVFLDYVKISRRLFEVVAESGEASRTVCQALLEALQDALSTSGSARGTRCLDTASKLSPDQLGHTMEQAMRLRRNETSPPMTREDFTQLTAPLFIQRVKPMC, encoded by the exons atggcggcggcggcggcggggggcGCGGAGCCGCCGCTCCCGGGCGGCCTCTCACTCACCCTCCGGGAGGCGCTGCTCAAGGTGCTGGAGAACCGGCCTCAGGACCCCGTCTCCTTCCTGGGCGACTACTTCCAAAGCCTGGCGTCGGCGGCCGCGGCCTCCGAAGAGAAACTCGTCCCGAGGACGCAGGAG GAGCAGGTCTCCAACGCACTGAAACAGCTGCTGTTCTGTCACTACAACAGACCAGCCTTCAGCCGGAACACAGCCCTGGCCTTCCAGATCCTCAGTTGCCCAACAAACAAGAGGAAGAAGCCTGGTCTCAAAGGCAGAGTGTACACGGAGCTCCTGAAGCAGATTTGTGGCAGTGCAGGCCCCGCTTCCAGCTCCTTGATCCACAAACTGCGCTGCTGGGATCACGAGGCTGTCCCTTTCGGCGTCTTCAGGCACGGAGTGCTGACTTGCTTCGTCTTCctggactacgtgaagatttctcGGCGGCTGTTTGAGGTGGTGGCGGAGTCTGGCGAGGCCAGTCGGACAGTGTGCCAGGCTCTGCTCGAGGCCCTGCAGGATGCACTGAGCACCAGCGGGTCAGCCAGAGGCACCAGGTGCCTGGACACCGCTTCCAAGCTCAGCCCTGACCAGCTGGGGCACACCATGGAGCAAGCCATGAGGTTGCGGAGAAACGAAACATCACCGCCGATGACTCGGGAGGACTTCACTCAGCTCACCGCTCCTCTCTTCATTCAGAGAGTGAAGCCCATGTGTTGA